Proteins encoded within one genomic window of Prauserella marina:
- a CDS encoding class I SAM-dependent methyltransferase — MYGAELANVYETLYRGRGKDWGAEAAYLARLIRDRLPAARSLLDVACGTGAHLEKLGELFGHTEGLDYSADMLAVAERRLPGGTFLHRGDMREFDLGRRFDAVSCMFTSISYTGGLGDMRAAVRRMAEHLVPGGVLVIEPWWFPEKFIPGYVAGEVVRENDRTIARVSHSTVRDNVTRLEVRYLVGTSAGITQFTEVDHLSLFTKDEYLAAFTDAGCAAEYIEPDPEGKDVIIPRGRGLFIGTRNGVRSDIRR, encoded by the coding sequence ATGTACGGTGCCGAACTCGCGAACGTTTACGAGACCCTGTATCGCGGCCGTGGCAAGGACTGGGGTGCCGAGGCGGCGTACCTGGCCAGGCTGATCAGGGACAGGTTGCCTGCCGCGCGATCGTTGCTGGACGTCGCTTGCGGCACCGGCGCGCACCTGGAGAAGCTGGGGGAGTTGTTCGGCCACACCGAGGGCCTCGATTACTCCGCCGACATGCTCGCGGTCGCCGAGCGCAGGTTGCCCGGAGGTACCTTCCTGCACAGGGGCGACATGCGTGAATTCGACCTCGGCCGCAGGTTCGATGCGGTCAGCTGCATGTTCACCTCGATCTCTTATACCGGCGGGCTGGGGGACATGCGCGCCGCGGTGCGCCGGATGGCCGAGCACCTGGTCCCCGGCGGGGTACTGGTGATCGAGCCGTGGTGGTTCCCCGAGAAGTTCATCCCGGGCTACGTCGCGGGTGAGGTGGTCCGAGAGAACGACCGGACGATCGCCAGAGTGTCCCACTCCACCGTGCGGGACAACGTGACCCGGTTGGAGGTCCGGTACCTGGTCGGTACTTCGGCCGGGATCACCCAGTTCACCGAGGTGGACCACCTGAGCCTGTTCACAAAGGACGAATACCTCGCGGCATTCACCGACGCGGGCTGCGCGGCCGAGTACATCGAGCCGGACCCGGAAGGCAAGGACGTGATCATCCCGCGTGGCCGAGGTCTGTTCATCGGCACGCGGAACGGCGTCAGGTCCGATATTCGGCGGTGA
- a CDS encoding SDR family NAD(P)-dependent oxidoreductase, which translates to MSTSQAVIITGGGTGIGRSVARAFAARGSSVLIVGRSAEPLAETAEGHAGIRTLTADITKPDAPTTIVDAALDEFGRVDVLVNNAGTGGFGALPELDPGTVGAQFDTNLLAPVFLTQRAVSALSETGGTVVNVSTAGSLGLRSWPGNAIYGASKVALDFLTRSWAVELAPQGIRVVGIAPGIVDTGVGVRAGMSQEVYDGFLAQMKSQIPSKRVGTPEEIAWWIVQLSQPEAAYVNGAVLAVDGALSIT; encoded by the coding sequence ATGAGTACCTCGCAAGCGGTGATCATCACCGGTGGCGGCACCGGGATCGGCCGGTCGGTCGCGCGCGCCTTCGCGGCCCGTGGCTCCAGCGTGCTCATCGTGGGCCGGTCCGCCGAGCCCCTTGCCGAGACGGCTGAAGGCCATGCGGGGATCAGGACGCTCACCGCCGACATCACCAAGCCCGACGCGCCGACGACCATCGTGGACGCCGCGCTGGATGAGTTCGGCCGGGTCGACGTCCTGGTCAACAACGCCGGGACCGGCGGGTTCGGCGCGCTGCCCGAACTGGATCCAGGCACGGTCGGCGCGCAGTTCGACACCAACCTGCTGGCGCCGGTCTTTCTCACTCAGCGCGCGGTGAGTGCCCTCTCGGAGACCGGCGGCACGGTCGTCAACGTCAGCACAGCTGGTTCGCTAGGGCTGCGTTCGTGGCCCGGCAACGCCATCTACGGGGCCAGCAAGGTCGCGCTCGACTTCCTGACGCGGTCATGGGCGGTTGAGCTCGCACCACAGGGGATCAGAGTTGTCGGCATCGCACCCGGCATCGTCGACACAGGTGTCGGGGTGCGGGCCGGGATGTCACAGGAGGTCTACGACGGCTTCCTGGCGCAGATGAAGTCCCAGATCCCGAGCAAGCGGGTCGGCACGCCCGAGGAAATCGCCTGGTGGATCGTGCAGCTGTCGCAGCCAGAGGCTGCTTACGTCAACGGCGCCGTGCTCGCGGTCGACGGAGCTCTTTCCATTACCTGA
- a CDS encoding activator-dependent family glycosyltransferase, with amino-acid sequence MKVLFTTFAAKVHMYSQVSLAWALHTAGHEVRIASQPDLVDAITHTGLPAVPVGEVLNLEEGMQETEENLASGEQAEGSGEGGMDLTETRPEVLTWDYLLGMFTAMTSFVFQNQCPESMTDDLVRFARGWKPDLVVWDTMTFGGPVAARACGAAHARLLFGLDHVARMRGIFVNQLARRPPELRDDPLEEWLSRLLERYDCQGGFSEDMMVGQWTIDPTPAWMRLPSEMPYVPMRYVPYNGPATVPEWLREAPKRQRVCVTLGLSHREVQGGDEVSIGDLLESVAELDVEVVATLDASQVAALPSVPANVRVVDFVPLNALLPTCSAIISHGGSGTLSTAMAHGVPQLIVPSTIWDSVDKARRLEEQGAGICMPEVTVESLRANLARLLDEPSYALSATRLRREMMAVPSPNDLVPVLEKLTAEYRT; translated from the coding sequence GTGAAGGTCCTTTTCACCACCTTCGCGGCGAAGGTACACATGTATTCGCAAGTCTCGCTGGCGTGGGCGCTGCACACCGCGGGCCACGAGGTCCGGATCGCCAGCCAGCCGGACCTGGTGGACGCGATCACGCACACCGGCTTGCCCGCGGTACCGGTCGGCGAGGTGCTCAATCTCGAAGAGGGAATGCAGGAGACCGAGGAGAACCTCGCGAGCGGCGAGCAGGCCGAAGGTTCGGGCGAAGGCGGGATGGATCTCACCGAGACCCGCCCGGAAGTGCTCACCTGGGACTACCTGCTGGGCATGTTCACCGCGATGACGTCGTTCGTGTTCCAGAACCAGTGCCCGGAATCGATGACGGACGACCTGGTCAGGTTTGCCAGAGGCTGGAAGCCGGACCTGGTCGTCTGGGACACGATGACCTTCGGCGGTCCGGTGGCCGCGCGGGCCTGCGGTGCCGCGCACGCCCGGCTGCTGTTCGGGCTGGACCATGTCGCGCGGATGCGCGGGATCTTCGTGAACCAGCTGGCGCGGCGACCGCCGGAGTTGCGGGACGACCCACTGGAGGAGTGGCTGAGCAGGCTGCTGGAGCGCTACGACTGCCAGGGCGGATTCTCCGAGGACATGATGGTGGGCCAATGGACCATCGACCCGACCCCGGCCTGGATGCGTCTCCCCTCCGAGATGCCTTACGTCCCGATGCGGTACGTCCCCTACAACGGCCCCGCCACGGTGCCCGAATGGCTGAGGGAGGCGCCGAAGCGTCAGCGCGTGTGCGTGACGCTTGGTCTTTCGCACCGGGAGGTGCAGGGCGGCGACGAGGTCTCGATCGGTGATCTGCTCGAATCGGTGGCAGAACTGGACGTCGAGGTCGTCGCCACGCTGGATGCCAGCCAGGTCGCCGCGCTGCCTTCGGTACCGGCCAACGTGCGGGTGGTGGATTTCGTGCCGCTGAACGCGTTGCTGCCAACCTGTTCGGCGATCATCAGTCACGGTGGGTCGGGCACCCTGTCAACCGCGATGGCGCACGGTGTTCCGCAGCTGATCGTGCCGTCGACGATCTGGGACTCCGTCGACAAGGCACGGCGACTGGAGGAGCAGGGAGCCGGGATCTGTATGCCGGAGGTGACCGTGGAGTCGTTGCGCGCCAACCTGGCCCGGTTGCTCGATGAGCCCTCCTATGCCCTGAGCGCCACGCGGTTGCGCCGGGAGATGATGGCGGTGCCCAGCCCGAACGACCTCGTTCCCGTGCTGGAGAAACTCACCGCCGAATATCGGACCTGA
- a CDS encoding nuclear transport factor 2 family protein, which yields MAVGTETNLAELYSEVRNFYGRHMQLLDAGDPEGWANTFTEDGSFAPPSLPEPVRGRENLIAGLRKSAADLAENGEVHRHCMLMTTVTPRGDGTIVATSYTQIISTARGGEPRLHLMCVCRDILVREDGELKVRERVVTRDDRP from the coding sequence GTGGCAGTGGGAACCGAGACGAACCTGGCCGAGCTCTACTCGGAAGTGCGGAACTTCTACGGCCGGCACATGCAGCTTCTCGACGCCGGAGACCCGGAGGGATGGGCGAACACGTTCACCGAGGACGGCTCGTTCGCACCGCCGTCCTTGCCCGAACCCGTTCGCGGAAGGGAAAACCTCATCGCCGGGCTGCGCAAGTCCGCGGCCGACCTGGCAGAAAACGGCGAGGTGCACCGGCACTGCATGCTCATGACGACCGTGACACCACGCGGTGACGGCACGATCGTCGCCACGAGCTACACGCAGATCATCTCCACCGCGCGCGGAGGCGAGCCCCGGCTGCACCTGATGTGCGTGTGCAGGGACATCCTGGTGCGGGAAGACGGCGAACTGAAGGTCCGCGAGCGGGTGGTCACCAGGGACGATCGCCCATGA